In Candidatus Sulfurimonas marisnigri, a single genomic region encodes these proteins:
- a CDS encoding Sua5/YciO/YrdC/YwlC family protein, protein MVKCESTARFSSLAVSVILTQTDTTVGFLSQDSDKLYEIKSRPTTKPFIIVYKDFKNFLLNANRVPQNKKLLVRRSKKTTFIIKNRAFRVVDTKLNSQILRDLSWNYSTSANETQKKFDRVFCESKADIIIEDKSGLNENSSSSLVKINRLKRRRLR, encoded by the coding sequence ATGGTCAAATGCGAAAGCACTGCAAGATTTTCTAGCTTAGCAGTGTCTGTTATTCTAACTCAAACCGACACTACTGTCGGTTTTTTATCTCAGGATTCAGACAAACTGTATGAGATAAAATCTCGTCCAACTACAAAGCCTTTTATAATAGTTTACAAAGATTTTAAAAACTTTTTACTAAATGCGAACAGAGTACCTCAGAATAAAAAACTTCTAGTTCGACGTTCAAAAAAAACAACCTTTATAATTAAAAATAGAGCCTTTAGAGTTGTTGACACTAAATTAAACTCGCAAATATTAAGAGATTTATCTTGGAACTATTCCACATCTGCAAATGAGACTCAAAAAAAATTTGATAGAGTTTTTTGTGAATCAAAAGCTGATATAATAATAGAGGATAAGAGTGGTCTAAATGAGAACAGTTCATCATCTCTTGTTAAAATAAATAGATTAAAAAGGAGAAGATTGAGATGA
- a CDS encoding glutathionylspermidine synthase family protein has translation MIKIQKINPLEDKILEELGFSWHTDKDGSKYVNNELVKISQEEAEAYYEAANELYDMYVEAAEHVIENNLFFELGIPFNLIDAIKKSWENDVHWHIYGRFDLAGGLVDGKPIKLIEFNADTPTSLFETALLQWALLKQNNMDENKQFNNVYDAIKENFKRLVTLFDDTKNFDERYDGWKILFSSVEGNDEEEATTRLLQQIATDAGFNTGFEYLHNVRFDKDGIFDADDNQYEYWFKLYPWEDIAHDEPELATILTDIMQNQKAIILNPAYTLLFQSKGMLKILYDLFPDSPYLLKTSFEPLKNTLHVEKTVFGREGANVKIVSSNGSVIEQKDGPYDNYKKVYQEYVEFNKDENGAKYQAGVFFAYEACGLSFRKGGEIMDNMSKFVGHIIV, from the coding sequence TTGATTAAAATACAAAAGATAAACCCGCTTGAAGATAAAATATTAGAAGAATTGGGCTTTAGCTGGCACACTGACAAAGATGGTAGCAAATATGTAAATAATGAGCTGGTTAAAATATCTCAAGAGGAGGCAGAGGCTTATTATGAAGCTGCAAATGAGTTATATGACATGTACGTTGAAGCGGCAGAGCATGTCATAGAGAATAACCTTTTTTTTGAGCTTGGAATCCCTTTTAATCTAATAGATGCAATAAAAAAGAGTTGGGAAAATGATGTTCACTGGCATATTTACGGTCGCTTTGATTTAGCCGGTGGCTTGGTGGATGGTAAACCAATTAAACTCATAGAGTTTAACGCAGATACTCCAACATCACTTTTTGAAACTGCCCTGCTACAATGGGCACTGCTTAAACAAAACAATATGGATGAAAACAAGCAATTTAACAATGTTTATGATGCAATCAAAGAGAACTTTAAAAGATTAGTTACCCTTTTTGATGATACCAAAAATTTTGATGAGAGATATGATGGCTGGAAAATTCTTTTCTCATCAGTAGAAGGTAATGATGAGGAGGAAGCTACAACAAGGCTACTTCAGCAAATTGCAACTGATGCGGGATTCAACACTGGCTTTGAGTATCTTCATAATGTTAGATTTGATAAAGACGGGATATTCGATGCAGATGACAATCAATACGAGTATTGGTTTAAACTCTACCCTTGGGAAGATATAGCGCATGATGAACCGGAGCTTGCAACTATCTTAACAGATATAATGCAAAATCAAAAGGCAATCATATTAAACCCTGCATACACCCTGCTCTTTCAATCGAAAGGTATGTTGAAAATATTGTATGACCTATTCCCTGACTCTCCATATCTGTTAAAAACCTCTTTCGAACCGCTAAAAAACACTCTACATGTAGAAAAAACTGTTTTTGGCAGAGAGGGGGCAAATGTAAAAATAGTCTCTTCTAATGGCAGTGTCATCGAACAAAAAGACGGTCCCTACGACAACTATAAAAAAGTTTATCAAGAGTATGTTGAGTTTAACAAAGATGAGAATGGAGCAAAATACCAGGCAGGAGTTTTCTTCGCCTATGAGGCTTGTGGATTAAGCTTTAGAAAAGGCGGTGAGATTATGGATAATATGAGTAAATTTGTGGGGCATATTATAGTTTAA
- a CDS encoding Wzz/FepE/Etk N-terminal domain-containing protein: MQESQQNIQRYEEYEIDLRELLRTLMKNRVKIVLITSLITIGAVIYAYMTPKTYQVKAIIKIGEYKLANANANDNANAKVVIANASELSKELEILFIDILKNDKDREAKIDLLKKQKNFLEISAVGSSNKVASSELKKVIDYVQGNHKKILDDVKNLREAQAQQIEGKLTLLKNKTLPALLDKINRYKKDITIYETNFLDVQSNLKKIKEINPTLATIQINEQRYLADMLIKLKDSLEGFENEKNNIEVVQIEKYEEELNALKVLMKPYNYKNSEVIGNIMTNDYPIAPKKKLIVVVAFVTGLILSIFIVFFMEFIKGFKEEEKEA, encoded by the coding sequence ATGCAAGAGAGTCAGCAAAACATACAAAGATATGAAGAGTATGAGATAGACTTAAGAGAGTTGTTAAGAACTCTTATGAAAAACAGAGTTAAAATTGTGCTTATTACCTCTCTTATTACAATCGGTGCAGTTATTTATGCCTATATGACACCAAAGACTTATCAAGTAAAAGCGATTATCAAGATTGGTGAGTATAAGCTTGCTAATGCTAATGCTAATGATAATGCTAATGCTAAAGTAGTAATCGCAAATGCCTCAGAGCTTTCAAAAGAGTTAGAAATCTTATTTATAGATATTCTGAAAAATGATAAAGATAGAGAAGCTAAAATTGATTTATTGAAAAAACAGAAAAATTTCTTGGAAATTTCAGCTGTTGGCAGTTCAAATAAAGTAGCTTCATCAGAATTAAAAAAAGTTATTGATTATGTTCAAGGTAACCATAAGAAAATTCTTGATGATGTGAAAAATCTCCGTGAGGCTCAAGCACAACAGATTGAAGGAAAGTTAACTCTTTTAAAAAACAAAACACTTCCAGCACTTTTAGATAAAATAAATAGATATAAAAAAGACATCACAATCTATGAAACAAATTTTCTTGATGTGCAAAGCAATCTTAAAAAAATTAAGGAAATAAACCCTACATTAGCAACAATACAAATTAATGAACAAAGATATTTAGCAGATATGTTGATAAAACTAAAAGACTCTTTGGAAGGATTTGAGAATGAAAAAAATAACATTGAAGTAGTTCAGATAGAGAAGTACGAAGAGGAGTTAAACGCTTTAAAAGTTTTAATGAAACCATATAACTATAAAAACTCAGAAGTTATTGGTAATATTATGACAAATGATTATCCAATAGCTCCTAAGAAAAAGTTGATTGTTGTAGTTGCTTTTGTAACCGGGCTTATATTATCTATCTTCATAGTGTTTTTTATGGAGTTTATTAAAGGTTTTAAGGAAGAAGAAAAGGAGGCATAG
- a CDS encoding ComEA family DNA-binding protein: MKILTMIFLGVSLLFGTVDINNADQTELSSINGIGAKKADAIIKYRSTNCFKSIDELANVKGIGAKTVEKNRANLTANGCK, from the coding sequence ATGAAAATTTTAACAATGATTTTTCTTGGAGTAAGTTTATTGTTTGGAACTGTTGATATAAACAATGCAGATCAAACAGAGCTCAGTAGTATAAATGGAATCGGTGCCAAAAAAGCTGATGCGATTATTAAGTATAGAAGCACTAATTGCTTTAAAAGCATAGACGAGCTTGCAAATGTAAAAGGCATTGGAGCAAAGACGGTTGAGAAGAATAGGGCAAACTTAACAGCCAATGGCTGCAAATAA
- the pglF gene encoding UDP-N-acetylglucosamine 4,6-dehydratase (configuration-retaining) produces MNIDKRILNFLVIIIFTFGTFWWTFFIFHMPFDFNLVISVVSVRMLASAFIFNDYSLSWSKASQKTFIIKSFVYISAFFVYFPIFYGEVRFSFLASELFLYLFAINFTMYFYYYLINRSQITKTKSVVIYGAGRAGIKLESEFTNSVYKVKYFVDDDKIIQNRSIDAIRVISKQKLKEKIGDDKFDLLVIAIPSASQNRIKEIYDNLSKYFKAIQILPSMDEILESKDFAMQLKNVSVEDLLARHPQDLDKSKISAFIKGKTILVTGAGGSIGSEICRQCERFGAKKLILLDHSEYNLYAIEQELQKIETIPVMQSVVKKEFLDETFKTYKPEIVIHAAAYKHVPLVEANIYEGILNNVVGTKNVIDISIKYGVQKFVMISTDKAVRPTNVMGTTKRICELYAQNVVSLENSNGKGTDIVAVRFGNVLGSSGSVIPKFKSQIENGQKITVTHPDITRYFMLIPEACELVLQAGAIGTGGEIFILDMGEPIKIVDLAKKMIELSGREGIEIEFSGLRPGEKLYEELLIDDTDCKTDYESITVAKPTLYDIDKLNRDIEELLTCKDKLAKLKAIVPEFHHQANI; encoded by the coding sequence ATAAATATAGATAAAAGAATATTAAACTTTTTGGTAATTATTATTTTTACCTTTGGCACATTCTGGTGGACATTTTTTATATTTCATATGCCATTTGATTTTAATCTTGTGATTAGTGTTGTGTCTGTTCGTATGCTTGCATCGGCATTTATCTTTAATGACTACTCCCTCTCGTGGTCAAAGGCTTCTCAAAAAACATTTATTATAAAAAGTTTTGTGTATATCTCCGCATTTTTTGTCTATTTTCCTATTTTTTATGGTGAGGTAAGATTTTCATTTTTAGCTTCTGAACTTTTTTTATATCTCTTTGCGATAAACTTTACTATGTATTTTTACTACTACCTAATTAACAGGAGTCAAATTACTAAAACAAAATCAGTTGTTATTTATGGTGCTGGAAGAGCTGGTATAAAGCTAGAGTCAGAATTTACAAATAGTGTGTATAAAGTTAAATATTTTGTTGATGATGACAAAATAATTCAAAACCGCTCAATAGATGCGATTAGAGTGATATCAAAGCAAAAACTAAAAGAGAAGATAGGCGATGATAAATTTGACTTATTAGTTATTGCAATACCATCGGCATCACAAAATAGGATAAAAGAGATTTACGATAATTTATCTAAATACTTTAAAGCTATACAGATACTGCCCTCAATGGATGAGATTTTAGAGAGTAAAGATTTTGCTATGCAGCTAAAAAATGTATCGGTAGAAGATTTACTCGCACGCCACCCTCAGGATTTGGACAAAAGTAAAATATCGGCTTTTATAAAAGGTAAAACTATTCTAGTGACTGGTGCCGGTGGAAGTATTGGGAGTGAGATTTGCAGACAGTGTGAAAGGTTTGGAGCCAAAAAGTTAATACTGCTAGATCATAGTGAATATAATCTTTATGCTATAGAGCAGGAGTTGCAAAAAATTGAGACTATACCTGTAATGCAAAGTGTTGTGAAAAAAGAATTTTTAGATGAAACATTTAAGACTTATAAACCAGAAATTGTTATACATGCAGCTGCCTATAAGCATGTCCCTTTGGTTGAGGCAAATATATATGAAGGGATTTTAAATAATGTTGTTGGAACTAAAAACGTTATAGATATTTCTATAAAATATGGTGTTCAAAAATTTGTGATGATTTCTACAGACAAGGCAGTACGTCCAACTAATGTAATGGGGACAACCAAGCGTATATGTGAGCTTTATGCCCAAAACGTAGTTTCTTTAGAAAATTCGAACGGTAAGGGCACGGATATAGTAGCGGTAAGGTTTGGAAACGTACTTGGAAGCAGCGGCAGTGTTATACCAAAGTTTAAATCTCAAATAGAAAATGGACAAAAGATAACGGTAACACACCCTGATATAACAAGATATTTCATGCTTATTCCAGAGGCATGTGAGTTGGTTCTTCAAGCCGGTGCTATTGGAACGGGTGGAGAGATATTTATACTTGATATGGGAGAGCCTATAAAGATAGTTGATTTAGCTAAAAAAATGATTGAGCTAAGTGGAAGAGAAGGGATTGAGATTGAGTTTTCAGGGCTTCGTCCAGGGGAAAAGCTCTATGAAGAGTTGTTGATAGATGATACTGACTGTAAAACGGATTATGAGTCTATCACTGTTGCAAAACCGACACTTTACGATATAGATAAGTTAAATAGAGATATTGAAGAGTTGCTTACATGTAAAGACAAGTTGGCAAAATTAAAGGCGATTGTTCCCGAGTTTCATCATCAGGCAAATATTTAA
- a CDS encoding nucleotidyltransferase domain-containing protein codes for MRLSKEEITLLKNKLYELSSDARLYLFGSRVDDTRRGGDIDLLILSDKLRKKDLRKLRLSFFEKFGEQKMDIVIDDGTLTNPFTKLIFQKAVLL; via the coding sequence ATGAGATTGTCAAAAGAAGAGATAACGTTATTGAAAAATAAACTTTATGAATTATCTAGCGATGCAAGGTTATATCTGTTTGGGAGCAGGGTGGATGACACAAGGCGGGGCGGAGATATAGATTTACTAATTTTATCTGATAAGTTAAGAAAAAAAGATTTACGAAAATTGAGACTTTCATTTTTTGAAAAGTTTGGTGAGCAGAAGATGGACATAGTTATTGACGATGGGACACTTACAAACCCATTTACTAAGCTTATATTTCAAAAGGCGGTATTGTTATGA
- a CDS encoding type II toxin-antitoxin system VapC family toxin yields the protein MYKKVFIDANIFIDINDRNRKRYQESLDILKYLTQNGIGIYTSCDLITTIYYILAKEDKANALSGIERINKICKVIEFSNKEISLACQLMNKDKNYKDLEDTLQYILAKKSECELIISNDKNFYSSEVELLNTEEFCAKYI from the coding sequence ATGTATAAAAAGGTTTTTATAGATGCTAATATCTTTATTGATATTAATGACAGGAATAGAAAAAGATATCAGGAAAGCTTGGATATATTGAAGTATTTGACACAAAATGGAATAGGGATATACACTAGCTGTGATTTAATAACAACTATTTACTATATCTTGGCAAAGGAAGATAAAGCAAATGCCTTGAGTGGGATTGAAAGAATAAATAAAATTTGTAAAGTTATAGAGTTCTCAAATAAAGAGATATCACTGGCATGTCAATTGATGAATAAGGATAAAAACTATAAGGATTTAGAGGATACTCTTCAGTATATACTGGCTAAAAAATCAGAATGTGAGCTTATAATATCAAATGATAAAAATTTTTACTCATCTGAAGTAGAGTTACTAAATACTGAGGAGTTTTGCGCAAAATACATTTAA
- a CDS encoding MraY family glycosyltransferase, producing MIYIFLSFLSFYLTYFIKNYAIKKSFVAEVNDRSSHTVPTPHGGGIAIAVTWFIGISYLYYINDINSSLYFALMVGIVISVVSYLDDLYELSAKVRLVAQTLVALLGLYFLGGLGSFELGLFSIENQLFTNIFAFFMIIWFINLYNFLDGIDGYAGSEAVFLGIAGFLLFGGSHFLVLIVAVLGFLVWNWHKAKIFMGDVGSTLLGYNVAIFTIYYANQESSNLWVWIVLFGLFWFDATLTLLRRYKNGEQLSQAHRKHAYQRLTQSGWAHDRVTIFSVLVNIVLFGLVYFVSNIFVAFVFSLIILYIVIRFIDTKKAFE from the coding sequence ATGATTTATATCTTTTTATCTTTTTTATCTTTTTATCTTACTTATTTTATAAAAAACTATGCCATAAAAAAATCATTTGTTGCAGAGGTGAACGATAGAAGTTCTCACACTGTACCAACTCCTCATGGCGGTGGCATAGCTATAGCAGTTACTTGGTTTATTGGAATATCGTATCTCTATTATATAAACGATATAAATAGCTCTTTGTATTTTGCTTTAATGGTTGGTATTGTTATATCAGTTGTTAGTTACCTTGATGATTTATATGAACTTAGTGCAAAGGTTAGATTAGTTGCACAAACTTTAGTTGCTCTTTTAGGGCTATACTTTTTAGGCGGACTAGGAAGTTTTGAACTAGGTTTATTTTCCATTGAGAATCAGTTATTTACAAATATTTTTGCATTTTTTATGATAATCTGGTTTATAAATCTTTATAACTTTTTAGATGGCATAGATGGGTATGCCGGTAGTGAAGCTGTGTTTCTTGGAATTGCAGGATTTTTACTTTTTGGCGGAAGTCATTTTTTGGTGTTAATAGTAGCAGTTTTAGGCTTTTTAGTTTGGAACTGGCATAAGGCCAAGATTTTTATGGGGGATGTTGGAAGTACACTACTAGGTTACAATGTTGCTATATTTACCATCTATTATGCAAATCAGGAAAGTTCTAATTTGTGGGTTTGGATAGTACTTTTTGGTCTGTTTTGGTTCGATGCAACATTAACACTACTTAGAAGATATAAAAATGGTGAGCAGTTAAGCCAAGCTCATAGAAAACATGCATACCAAAGATTAACACAAAGTGGATGGGCTCACGATAGAGTTACTATTTTTTCAGTTTTGGTAAATATTGTGTTGTTTGGTTTAGTTTATTTTGTCTCGAACATATTTGTCGCTTTTGTCTTCTCGTTGATTATTCTTTACATTGTCATAAGGTTTATCGATACTAAAAAAGCTTTTGAATAA
- a CDS encoding type II toxin-antitoxin system RelE/ParE family toxin: protein MNYKIVRTDEYFKKLKKFIKKHPEVLDRYAKTIKLLELDPWHPSLRLHKLKGGLQEYHSVSINMKYRVVIDFIIEDDEIIPIDIGTHEEVY from the coding sequence ATGAATTATAAGATTGTAAGAACTGATGAGTATTTTAAAAAATTAAAAAAGTTTATAAAAAAGCATCCTGAAGTTCTAGATAGATATGCAAAAACAATAAAATTACTAGAGCTAGACCCGTGGCATCCATCTTTGAGGTTACATAAATTAAAAGGTGGACTACAAGAGTATCACAGTGTGTCTATAAATATGAAATATCGAGTAGTAATAGACTTTATTATAGAAGATGATGAGATAATACCAATCGATATAGGAACTCATGAGGAGGTATATTAA
- a CDS encoding prevent-host-death protein produces MVISANEVKTKGVSIFGSLLDKFDELIINVRGKDRYVVIDIERYKEFRKNELDIAYMKTMQDIKNGNYKTQSASEHIKELMDEL; encoded by the coding sequence ATGGTAATAAGTGCAAATGAAGTGAAAACGAAGGGCGTTTCTATATTTGGAAGCTTGTTAGATAAGTTTGATGAGTTGATAATCAATGTTCGCGGTAAAGACAGATATGTTGTAATTGATATAGAGAGATACAAAGAATTTAGAAAAAATGAACTAGATATAGCATATATGAAAACTATGCAGGATATCAAAAATGGAAATTATAAAACTCAGAGTGCATCAGAACATATAAAAGAGCTGATGGATGAATTATAA
- a CDS encoding NAD-dependent epimerase/dehydratase family protein, whose translation MKLLLTGSNGFIGNYFVNKYAANYKIARFSFLNDDFKSIHVEDVDVVIHLAALVHQMGGATKEEYEKVNVTQTLELAKKAKEGGVKHFIFMSTVKVYGEETDIAYTENSICSPEDEYGKSKLKAEQELQKLEDDGFKVSIIRTPIVYGYGVKANIKNLVSLVQKVSVLPFGGIDNKRSMVYIGNLCHLIDAVVRFQIKFGMTDVSGMASMNGMASVDGMTGSGVFLASDDEAISTTKLIELIAKELDKKVYLIKIPFFETLLKLVKPSFHKRLYGSLVVDNRLTKDILEFKNLYTVEDGIRFMTNGEVT comes from the coding sequence ATGAAATTATTGCTAACAGGTTCAAATGGTTTTATAGGAAACTACTTTGTAAATAAATACGCTGCAAATTATAAAATAGCAAGATTTTCATTTTTAAATGATGATTTTAAATCTATACATGTAGAAGATGTAGATGTTGTGATTCATCTTGCTGCTCTGGTTCATCAGATGGGTGGAGCAACTAAAGAAGAGTATGAAAAAGTAAATGTTACTCAGACTTTGGAGTTAGCTAAAAAAGCTAAAGAGGGTGGAGTTAAGCATTTTATATTTATGAGTACAGTTAAGGTGTATGGGGAAGAGACAGATATAGCTTATACCGAAAACAGTATTTGTTCTCCTGAAGATGAGTATGGAAAGAGTAAGCTAAAAGCTGAGCAAGAACTACAAAAGCTTGAAGATGATGGTTTTAAAGTAAGTATCATACGAACACCTATAGTTTATGGTTATGGTGTTAAAGCAAATATTAAAAATCTTGTTAGTTTAGTGCAAAAAGTTTCTGTTTTGCCATTTGGTGGGATAGATAATAAGCGAAGTATGGTTTATATTGGAAATCTTTGTCATTTGATAGATGCAGTTGTTAGATTCCAAATCAAGTTTGGAATGACGGATGTGAGTGGAATGGCGAGTATGAATGGAATGGCGAGTGTGGATGGAATGACTGGTTCTGGTGTATTTTTAGCTTCTGATGATGAGGCCATTAGTACTACAAAATTGATTGAGTTAATTGCTAAAGAGTTAGATAAAAAAGTGTATTTGATAAAAATTCCATTTTTTGAAACATTGCTGAAACTTGTTAAGCCATCTTTTCATAAAAGACTTTATGGGAGCTTAGTAGTAGATAACAGACTTACAAAAGATATATTAGAATTTAAAAACTTATATACGGTGGAAGATGGGATTAGGTTTATGACAAATGGAGAAGTGACTTAA